A genomic window from Glaciihabitans sp. INWT7 includes:
- a CDS encoding IclR family transcriptional regulator codes for MREAEEKGALAPAVQKAIRILDLLAASPGRPKPLSDIARELGIAKSSTSNLCASLEEGGLIRRTAGGFLLGRRSVELGSAYLAGFDQIREFYRICEESEVLSRQLVQIAMLDGVRSLYLAVYEGRERFPLSASVGDRYPASATAVGTALLAELSPARIEALFREPSHLVSLTNRSTSDLASLQAKLEITRRNGYAVDDGEVHPSVFALATLVPSTRADEPSFAIGVSLVHPSDTLGERERVLRALQQASAELSRPVLVHPRHEDDLTSADRTTTEEFQ; via the coding sequence ATGCGGGAGGCGGAGGAGAAGGGTGCACTGGCACCGGCCGTGCAGAAAGCCATCCGGATTCTGGATCTGCTCGCAGCCTCCCCGGGGCGCCCGAAGCCTCTGAGCGACATCGCCCGCGAACTCGGGATCGCGAAGTCGTCCACCTCCAATCTCTGCGCCTCCCTCGAGGAGGGCGGCCTCATCCGTCGCACGGCGGGAGGGTTCCTGCTCGGTCGTCGCTCTGTCGAACTCGGCAGTGCCTATCTCGCCGGCTTCGACCAGATACGCGAGTTCTATCGCATCTGCGAGGAGTCCGAGGTGTTGAGTCGCCAGCTCGTTCAGATAGCCATGCTCGATGGGGTGCGCTCGCTCTATCTCGCCGTGTATGAGGGCAGAGAGCGATTTCCGCTCTCCGCCAGCGTCGGCGACCGTTACCCGGCATCGGCGACTGCCGTGGGAACGGCGTTGCTGGCCGAGCTCTCACCCGCGCGGATCGAGGCGCTCTTTCGCGAGCCGAGCCATCTCGTCAGTCTGACGAACCGGTCGACCTCTGACCTGGCTTCCCTGCAGGCGAAGCTGGAAATCACCCGCCGAAACGGGTACGCGGTCGACGATGGCGAAGTTCACCCCAGCGTCTTCGCCCTGGCCACTCTCGTGCCCTCGACCCGTGCCGATGAGCCGTCGTTCGCGATCGGAGTCTCCCTCGTGCATCCGAGTGACACGCTCGGGGAGCGAGAGAGGGTGCTCCGGGCGCTGCAGCAGGCATCCGCCGAACTTTCGCGTCCCGTGCTCGTCCACCCCCGGCACGAGGATGACCTGACCAGCGCAGATCGAACTACCACCGAGGAGTTCCAATGA
- a CDS encoding NAD(P)-binding domain-containing protein, protein MTQVPGKSVRAEQSVGFIGLGKMGLPMALNYLKADIGWDCPEFS, encoded by the coding sequence ATGACTCAGGTGCCTGGAAAGTCCGTCCGAGCTGAGCAGTCCGTGGGATTTATCGGCCTCGGCAAGATGGGGCTGCCGATGGCGTTGAACTACCTGAAGGCCGACATCGGATGGGACTGCCCCGAGTTCAGTTGA
- a CDS encoding IS3 family transposase (programmed frameshift), giving the protein MPKPYPPEFRRDVVAVARKHEAPLNQIAKDFGISESCLAYWLKKADVEEGVKPGVTEKESAELREARKRIRLLEQEAEVMRRAVAYLSRDVNPKMMYPLVRELAVDGVPVTVTCRVLRFSKQAFYQWLRNPVSQRDWDDAHLTNAAWDAHRDDPAFGYRFISDELNQAGLKAGENRVWRLCSQQRLWSVFAKKRGLRGKAGPPVHDDHVQRNFTATRPNQLWLTDITEHRTDEGKIYLCAIKDVWSNKIVGYSIDSRMKASLAVAAARNAIGQRDIAGTILHSDRGSQFRSNAFVRVLKNNAITGSMGRVGACGDNAAMESFFALLQKNVLDRQRWATREELRLAIVVWIERTYHRKRRQRRLGKLTPIEFETINMALNAA; this is encoded by the exons ATGCCCAAGCCCTACCCGCCCGAGTTCCGCCGCGATGTTGTCGCGGTCGCTCGCAAGCACGAAGCCCCGCTGAACCAGATCGCGAAGGACTTCGGAATTTCGGAGTCGTGTCTGGCGTACTGGCTGAAGAAAGCCGACGTCGAAGAGGGGGTGAAGCCTGGCGTGACGGAGAAGGAGTCGGCTGAGCTGCGGGAGGCGCGGAAACGGATCCGGCTGCTGGAGCAGGAAGCCGAGGTAATGCGCCGCGCCGTCGCCTACCTCTCCCGGGATGTCAACCCAA AAATGATGTACCCGCTGGTCCGCGAACTGGCCGTCGACGGAGTCCCCGTCACGGTGACCTGCCGGGTATTGCGCTTCTCCAAACAAGCCTTCTATCAGTGGCTCCGAAACCCCGTCTCGCAACGTGATTGGGACGACGCTCACCTGACCAACGCGGCGTGGGACGCCCACCGGGACGACCCCGCGTTCGGCTACCGGTTCATCAGCGACGAACTCAACCAGGCTGGCCTGAAGGCGGGCGAGAACCGGGTTTGGCGGCTCTGCTCCCAGCAGCGGCTCTGGTCCGTGTTCGCGAAGAAACGCGGCCTGAGGGGCAAAGCCGGCCCGCCCGTGCATGACGACCATGTCCAGCGGAACTTCACCGCGACACGCCCTAACCAGCTGTGGTTGACGGACATCACCGAGCATCGCACCGACGAAGGCAAAATCTACCTCTGCGCGATCAAGGACGTGTGGTCGAACAAGATCGTCGGCTACTCCATCGACTCCCGAATGAAAGCATCCCTGGCGGTCGCTGCGGCCCGCAACGCAATCGGGCAACGCGACATCGCCGGCACGATTCTGCACTCCGACCGCGGCTCTCAATTCCGCTCCAACGCCTTCGTGCGGGTGTTGAAGAACAACGCCATCACCGGGTCGATGGGCCGCGTCGGCGCATGCGGCGACAACGCCGCGATGGAGTCCTTCTTCGCCCTCCTGCAAAAGAACGTCCTCGACCGGCAACGATGGGCCACGAGGGAAGAGCTACGCCTCGCGATCGTGGTCTGGATCGAGCGAACCTACCATCGCAAGCGTCGGCAACGCCGCCTCGGCAAACTCACCCCGATCGAGTTTGAGACAATAAACATGGCCCTCAACGCCGCGTGA
- a CDS encoding NAD(P)-dependent oxidoreductase: MVGGDSHSFDQVRPVLSTFGTPVHLGPLGSGDIAKACNQLIVAATISAIAEASVIAERSGLDIAALLSLLEGGYAGSRVLEAKKQLIIDGDYRPTGIARYMVKDLGFAAAAASATGTMTPVLDVLRGSFDGLVSAGLGDLDLAVMHRYVQSLPRD; the protein is encoded by the coding sequence ATGGTCGGGGGTGACAGTCACAGTTTTGATCAGGTGCGCCCGGTACTCTCGACCTTTGGCACGCCCGTGCATCTCGGGCCTCTCGGCTCCGGCGACATCGCCAAGGCATGCAACCAGTTGATCGTCGCGGCGACTATCTCGGCCATCGCAGAGGCCAGTGTCATCGCAGAGCGGTCCGGCCTGGATATCGCTGCGCTGCTCTCCCTCCTCGAGGGTGGATACGCCGGAAGTCGAGTGCTCGAGGCGAAGAAGCAATTGATCATCGACGGCGACTACAGACCGACGGGCATCGCTCGCTACATGGTCAAAGACCTCGGGTTCGCCGCGGCGGCAGCGTCAGCGACTGGCACGATGACTCCCGTTCTCGACGTGCTGCGGGGATCCTTCGATGGGCTGGTATCTGCCGGTCTGGGGGATCTCGATCTCGCGGTCATGCACCGTTACGTCCAGTCGCTGCCCCGCGACTGA